tttttttcacaCTGATTTAAAGATTGATTTGATTCAGATGTTGAGTTAAGGGGTGTGGCACTTTCACTTTGTTCACACTGATGTACAGATGGTTTGATTCAGATGTTGAGTTAAGGGGTGTGGCACTTTCACTTTGTTCACACTGATGTACAGACTGATTTGATTCAGATGTTGAGTTAAGGGGTGTGGCACTTTCACTTTTTTCACACTGATTTAAAGATTGATTTGATTCAGATGTTGAGTTAAGAGGTGTGGCACTTTCAAATTCACATTCACTAGATTCACAATTTGGATTGTTATCACTAGTAGATACCAGAGGTATAAAATGGTTTGGCAGCCAAATTCCGCCAAAGTGAGGTCCCATCTTTGTCCACATAATAGATACTGTACCCGATGATGCGTGCCTTGTTGAATGtacctaaaatataaaaaacatagtTCAAAACACTAGTTCTTTAGTAAAgtttaattaatataaaagaattttgtacatttgaattaaatacttaaatataaaatGTCCTTGTGAAAGATGGGCACTGGATATCTTTAATGAGAGGTAATCAGTTTTaaatatccaaagaaaacaaCTACTTGGGATTGTtgtgcatttgttaaggattATTGTATGTTGTGTAtcgctctgcattctcctggctagccgcggagctttattgttgatcaaagCTTCAATGACAgtcagtgcatctgtgagaaagacgactgagaagctttcttctgccgagtcttcaaccattgagacggccttcatgagtgcttcagtctctgccttgtaattgcttcAGTGTTCTTCTGTGGCTGCAGAGTAGAGAAATTTCAAATCactgaaatacatataattatatacataagtatcagttatgtttaataatgtatatccatggtttctggtTCCCCTTAATACAGTGACATATAAGTTCAAAGTATTACATgtaagtattatctgatcaagtcaggggtgtcattggatgccatccaactcattgttgccagattttggatgtacagtgtgtcatcagaaacaatgtcagagattaaatttgtcaaccattttttgaagaatcttaattaatatttatttaaacaagtttttgtgaggtaagatacactcgctggcctaaaatacaactggttacttaaatcagtccagcaccagagtcagagtatatgtgctttgcttgaaccttgaGTAGTATAACATCATCTATTTTTTCACATTAACTACATTACAACTGTCAAGCTTTGCTGAGTGTGTCTTAAACAAGGAAACAGCAGTGATTTCAATTAAGAAAttatccctgttacaaaacacttaatctctaattttcagcaaattgaaataaaaaaagtctgcttgatagtggatacagttaaatgattacatctcagtcttagtctttgtggccagatggttagggtagttgacttaaaattatttgtctttcactgctgtgtgttcgaaaccttgctcagggtgtagaattctttcatgtgtggatttttaagtaatccagctgacttaaaggacagtggcttaacctagctgcccgcccatgccttaaataatgcactgaaagttgatatatgacctataattctgtcattctgacattaaacttaacaaaaacaaacatttgtattcactcatTTGGTCTAATGGCTTATGTTGTTGTGTCCAAAAGGCAGTGACTCAACTGTCTTTTGCTATATATACACAGGTTAAATAGAGTCGGCACATgaggagtagtaatagtagtacatgttatttaatatgtttggctcttagatacaaaatctgtcatttatctccatttaaaataaatttagtcACCAGTTTTTTCTAGATTCGCCATTAtgttcatacaaaccgcctgtttgttcaagaactcattttaacagaaaccagtttaagtttgtcattattttttatccaaaccaaaacctaaaacccaaaccggatttttgcaaacaaaagcgccctatgtattaagtttgtaactcacTCTAAAACTCCTTAAAGGTACCAGGTTCTGTCATCTTAATGTTGCCATGGCTATGTCCATTCCATTTTCAGCAATCAACACCAAACTTATAACACAGTACGTACAGTACGTACGTCTAGAACAAACATccagtgtcttatatttttagttttatactttgattttttttaagttagtatttatgtgtttaatgtttgatatgcataattatagaaactatcaaggcatttggtTTTTATCcagttttacgtaaaacatagtTATTACTGCACACATTTACATCGCAGATGGGTggtgatcagtcaataattaggtcactaaatacaacaataaaaatcctgctcacgttacaaaggcaatgtttttttctcaaacatTCAAGGAACCCCATCAGACTgcctgtttgcctagggtctaccacaaagacaccagtattgttatatcatctcctgttctatcagtactacgtacATTGCTTTGTTTGGCGCAGAGTTTCCTTTTGTTGCATCTTGCAacaactttcgtacttgtataAGGATCGACCGGTTTGAGGAACGAAGGTAGTAATTTCGCCGGATATGCCACCGTGGTCgaatatcaatatatagtgccaTTTTCCCGCCTGGTAAAGGCCGTTTTCATggcagatataagctttattgatgcttggtTGTAAAGAAGAATGTTTGCGGATGATTTttagctacgttatatgcttcagaaaTTGGTTCGAAGCTGTTTCGTAAAATGAAAGTGGAAGTTAATATTTCCTGATGTCTTTCTACGCAATAtcagcgttttcatcacgtgtctcagtcacatgaccatggtttcactgcattatatggttaacatcatatttttggtactttttgattgcctaaagacaaaCCTtgaagacaagggtagtctcgcaagaagtgaaaggctagaaatctgattaaaacatgttataattTGTTGTTtctacatagaaaatagtagcggaggcgtTTAATACCTTCTAACCTTAATTTAAGTAAAACGACTTTGCTTATATTTCGATTCTGATATGCCctgaatctaaaacagtagataaaatatagtagcgctctttcttgatcgcaacaaaaacattgacgtcatcgaaCGTTAAAGTTTCGTCATTTTAgcgtaaaaaacaaagacaaatatcaaagagggaatgccacgtaccaaaaacgcagcctccccaaaacgaaacccacagcacgcagacgcgcgcgcacacacacacacacacacacgcacgcacgcacgcacgcacgcacgcacgcacgcacacacacacacacacgcgcgcgcacacacacaaagccaacacattaggacaaaacgaacaaacaaaggaacacagtggggcaccgccttggaacggtcagtagcaaaaacaccactggggagcttaaaccggtttatggtgcgcacccaacctcactcttacccccaccatgttccaaagacacagtgtaaataaaagtaatccactCCAGCTTGTCTTAAgcttgttttaacagaaacaagcatgaTTATTAGAATGTTGAATAATATTGATAACGTTTCTATGGTCAAACGAACTCATGACAATTAGATTTGaaatttccagtttttgatatataggtattaaaagtagtcaaaattacaaaatattacaagtcCTTTAacaccaacgtttcggctacagtAGTCTTCCTCGGGTTGCaatttaaacaatgtaaaagaaatgacgtcaacttCAAACGACGGTAATGACAACGTCATCGAAATGTTAATTGAGTTTTGCAGTCATAAACAAAATAGTCGatagtcgaataccgttaccccgatattcaagggactgtaaaaaatgcatcgacgtatccgaagttcgacgtaacgatatcgactatctgggacttctttgtacttgtgttggacgtctgtattgtcattatatccaaggcttttttcagagggtttgaaaggggaaagaaataatataaaacgtaaatacgatttaactttatttccaaataaaatatcttaattagcataatttagcatttttattccttcccttaacaagtctgaatgcagcggtaacgtTCTTTGTTGagttgaacggtcagtggcaaaaacaccactggggagcttaaaccggtctatggtgcgcacccaacttcactcttacccccaccatgttccaaagacacgggacagtgtaaataaaagtaatcccctccaggtgaatctctaacacacgtaatggaaacaaaaaggcatggcatgtaaaatacaaaaatgctcgtgtataaatatacaaaaagcaaacctttaaaccaaaaacgtatgtactcaatgccttttcagaagacataTCAACAAGAGTATCTAAATCACTGCATTTGCACTTGCTGCACTTGAACTAAAGTGGCAAAATCATTTTGGCACCATTATGGACTTCCATGTGTACCCCCGTAttaacacatctgcggatgtctctaaattgctttttttttgtacttttagcatgtgtaaatgttcagttctgctcaacacgggacaagagggcgcggacggtagcatgcatttccattaccgtccatgaacaggctcaatcaatccaagcctgcaacattttcgtctttgtcgtgttgagcgacctgtggagtttccatttttttctgttttacaaataaaCGTTCTTATAATGCCCGTGAGATGACTATCTTTTGTCTAATGTTTATTTTTAGTCATGGGTTCTGATTCTAGAGttatttttaacaacaaaataggatacaattttactcttttcgttataaatatttttagtaaacataatattataacttgctatctttcaaaatgataaatatagCAAATTAAGGAAAATAAATCGATAATTGCCCTACCATATCTCGAAATTTTAAGCACTTCCAGACTGGCatccccagatgacctatttaaatatgttttcatcctGATTATTACGAAAACtttccaaaatcaaaacataCCACGGGAAACACTATTGACAtggtactttttattttattatcacagcagcgttgtttgtgccgtgtggcggccgtaaaaagtctccccgtaccttcattcagagctgttatatttcgatctcttcagagcGTTCAACACGGCATTTATGTAGTGTTAGTGCCCTGTGTAATTTTTCAGCTTAACCTAAATTTTTAGGCTTGGGAGGTTCAAATACTCCAGCTTTTAAAGCTTTGGGTACTGTTTAGATATGATGCCTgctttttagttttgtcttttgacagttcctgtgatatgcaggctccataaccacagattccctctctaaattccagtttgtttagttctgaccattgttttctcgtttagggctaAGCCATTATTTTCATagggggaccatatgccgcttttcatggaattgcactctgtgcatcattgaaagttccatgtgcaccgccgtatgaatacatctgaagtctctaaattatattctggtacttataacatgtgtaaatattgagttatgctcaacccggggctagtggGCGTGGaaggtagcttgcatttccactaccgtccatgaacaggctcaatcaaaccgagcctgcaacattttcgttttatgtcgtattgggcgacctgtgattttccacattttttattttgttgttaccGTGGCAGTATTATTTTTTCTCCATTACGTTTAGTCGAAAAGAATGGGTTCACTTTTCCAAACCAGGTGTCCATTACTAAAAATAGGTcaggattccattttattaataaagGAAGTAATATCAACAATTCGAGAGCTATGAAGGAGACACTTGTGTCAAATTAACAATGAATTTCTTCTTCCTGATATGAATATGTCTAAGACAGCAACAGACTAATGTAGCAAAGGATTCTGGTCATTTTGATAGAGTGGCCTTGGTCTCAGAGATGACACAGCGTGGCGTATGTCAGTAAAACAGTTTTCGGCAGTAATATACTTGCTTAGATCAGATTTCAGTTTAATGGCGCTGATTTTTGCTTAGATTATTATTGTACCTACCATTTTCTaactgcatttatttatttataaaaattgtgCGTCATATTGTTGCCCACGACTCAACATCAATGAACCATATACATGTTATAAAGAGCGTTACGGTATGCATTCAaacaatatacaaacaaacaaaatatataagctACAGATGTAAAACTTAacaagacatttgaaaaaaaataaccaaTCCAAAAGCACTTTAAcccaaaaataaaattatgattaaaACATCCAGAATTATTTAGACAAACCATATGGGGAAATACATTTGGAAAGAGCCCTGTAATAAGAATACTAACAAGTGATTGAGTATTATAAAGTTTATGTGAGAATTTACTCCAATACTTCTGATTTTGTAGTTTGAATATGTAGATGAATAAAAAAGTTGAAATCTTTATTTACTGGTCAGTAGTATGTTATTTTGAGTGGTCCGGTCAGTGTTAACTAGGGTCCCTTCTTTTTAGTTAATTCATTTCTTACATTTAATTTGCTAATGTTATGATAACCAGTCATCAAACGTCTTTTGATCGAGAAGAATTTTCGCAGAcgcttaattttgatatatttttttttttgaaaagataacAAAATCAGCCGTAAGAGAATATGTTTGGATTGAAAACGTGGATTTCTGTTAGATTTTTAACTAAATGCAGTGCATGTTCATGTGTGAGGCAAtgccatttttctgttttaaccCAAGCTGCTAAACGCAAAAATTGGATGGTTGGAAGTTCTGCTCGTTCAATAAAAAAGCGTTTGTCAAGAACACGTTCTTCTGACATGTACTACGTTCAAGATGGAAACAATTCATCAAAGAGGTAAAATGAGTTCTGTCAGAAACTAGATACATATAACTGGGCAGTATCCGGATATCttcccctctacggaatgaagtatattatatccacctcaatccccgaccaccacccctaagagtgtcttAAACTTATAGATATTGAATTATGACATACAGAAAGGTTTCTAAATCAACGtattttttacctccctttattatttttgttcattccgTACACAGAGGGGAAGATTCCCGGATATGCATATGCATCTCCGGCCTGGGACCCTCATACCAGTAGAAACATCAATAAGCTGGAAGCGGTTCAGCGACGTGCGGCACGCTTCGTTACTGGGGATTATAGGATGACAAGCAGCACATCACAGATGATTGCCACTTTAGGATGGCCCACGCTGCAACAGCGCAGAGCTGATGCAAAGCTGATACTTGTGTACAGAATTACACACAGTCTTATTGATATCCCTGCGCCCATGTACCTACACCCAGCCGCACTGTCTACTAGAGGTCACACATACAGATACCTGGTGCCTTATTGCCGGACAGACACATACAGGAACTCCTTCTTCCCGTCTGCTATCAGACTCTGGAACCAGCTGCCAGAAGCCATTGCCACCTCCCAGACCTTGGACAGCTTCAAGGCGGGACTGGGCACTCTTCACTAGACGCACTTCATGGTTTTATCTTCTTTTATCCTGCACATTTGTTTCTGCGCCTCACTTTTACCTTGTACAGTTTTCAAGTACGTCTATGCTCCAGAGAGGGCCCTGTACTTTAAtgggaagaagaagaagaagatattgCCTATAACtgattagtcaaaataattcgacgttcagattgttttatatttgtgacgggcaatctaaacgtcaaaactttgaaggaccaaaataatggaggatgaatcacagtacacagtcatgtaaagttacgTAACttgttttatcgcttgcgcatactGGCGTGTGTACACGGTAAACGTTAATTGTGTACAGTGTATACTTGGGTTTAAATccccagaaaatttgtaattacgGATATTATTTGCATGCTTCCCAACCCTCCCGATTCAGTCGGGATGATCCCGATTAGGAAGCcaaaacccgatcaccccgatcagcATTCAAAAAACCTGATTTGAATATTTtccaatattattattattgtgtaaTGAAAATAGCTTCGGGGCATTGTTACGATGTTATGGTTGTGAGTAGCAGAGTTCTGCCGAGGCTGTGTTTTTGCGCCATTGGcgcgaaaaaaatatgaatggcgCAGCAAATTTCGCGTCGGTGGGCCTTTGGCGCGCCAGAAAATCTGAAACTCGAACCCGATAACAATCGCTAGTTTGCCGGTCTTGCACGGTAGATAGACATACCTTCAGGGGAGATCACTGTGAcggatttgaaaaaataatgtgtcgTGATAATTGCACCATGATTGTATCAAAATGGCGGCCGCACCGAAAGGAAAAGCGATTTTGCACAAATTTTTCAGTCCTCCTGCCTCTAAGAAAATAAACCAGACTTTAGTTACACTGGGGAAAGATACAAATAGAAATGATACATTGAACAAAAGCGACGATTCAACTACATATGTCGCTGAACATTAAACAACAACCCCAGAATCACAGAGTGATCCGACCCCCACCCAGTCAAGTAATTTGAGTAGAGCGAAAAAGTAAGAGTAAGACATCTGACAAACAGAGCTTTCAGAAGAAGTTATTGGTTAAGTATACATGGTTAAGTTATAAGGAAAAGAGAATAAATGGCATGAactttgtgtataattttacatttaaaaaaaaatacacttcttaaatgcataagaaatgtaaagtctatttaatgtaaaattagTTCTTTTTGAATGGCCCCAAAAGTTTCAGAATGGCCCCATGTTTTCAGGGTAAATGGGCCATGGGCCCATCATGCTGAAATCCTCGGCAGAACTCTGGagtagtaactcgaaatttcggcttTCTTGACTCTTGTGACTGTGTgctttcaacttaaatttcggccttataagttttaaaaacattttgacaaattatttacgaaaacaaaactgtggccttgcatttttagtttattcatttaaatctcaataagtgtttataactttatcggttattttcatacgGATGTAGAAtctatgtttttttgttttcaaattttcaagatggcggcaaCTTCTGCATCGGCGCATCATGTGCTTGGATAGTACGACTTCGTAATTATAAATCAGGGCCTCCACTGAGTGGCATCCACACttatgtttatattactgaatCCTGTATGACTGGATGGAAAAACAGATTCATAATCAgttattttttgtgtatttatcGCAGAAACTTCCGAGCAACGAGGGAAagataaaaatagtggcagacgatctaatctagcaaatttcacagcatgtactttttacgtcgcattctactttcgtttttgcATGCCCAAACactagaaaaataaaactttgcaTGTCGATTTGTCGTCTTAAATCTTACTGACAAcgaagaacaatgggtttaatcagcgatataggtacaaagtcattgattacatgtagatttgacgaaTTGCCTATGCTCTTAAGAATGGTATATATTATAATGTAATCACTCTTTATTATCTCATTCTGAATGGTATCTGTCATTACAAAGAGAAGACATTTTCCATTTTAGTGCTGAGGGATATTAAGGCAAGGGGGCTACTGATGAAGTTTTAAGTCTTTGGTATAACATGGCAATGGAGCAAACCCATGATCTCCCTCCCACAGTTAAAGCAGGCACTATGACAGCTGACAAGGCAGATATAGTTTGCATTACAATATTGCACAGTTTATTTCTTCTATGCAAATTACAGTTTTCAGAATTTGTCACTTTGTAAAATATAGAAGActcatttaaaatataacatagcTAAAAAAGGGGGAGTGCAGATGTATGGATCGTGGGAATGTGAGTTTGATCCACGGGTTCTCAGTGAggatttgataaatatattgtgTCTGAAACTATTCTgtctccacatctgattcatgtgttacttggggagaacaggtttgcactggtacagaatccaggaacactggttaggtgacttgcccaccattacataagtgaatttttgttgaaaaacagcgttaatcccaaaacaaaacaaaaaaaatatatgcattattttcCAGACAATATTCAGGTCGGCCTATGGTCACAAACACGATGGATGAGGATGAATTGCGCCATTTTAAGTCTCTTGCCCAGTCATGGTGGAATGAAACAGGAGAATTTGAGGCATTGCATGCAATGAATAAATTGAGAGTGCCATTTATACGAGACGGTTTATTGAATCATAGGGATGACATGTCAGAAAACCCGTCACAGCCATTGCAAGGCCTGACCATAGTAGATGTTGGAAGTGGGGGTGGTATCTTGACTGAGGTAAGGTTTCACTACCTTGATCAAGTCTCagtgttaaattcaaaatactcTGTGTTAAAATATAGATTGAAATAGAGGAAAAGTACCCTTATTTCATTCAGTTTGAGTctgatttatgtatttttaaactttgacaGCTGAATCAAAAATACCACAGTAAATTGACTATAAGTAGATCCTAAGTCACCTGCAGTAACGAAAAACATCTTGGCTGTCTTGGATTTAATCCTtatcctgctgaatttctataatgaacttgtccatctttcagtttggacagtgccatttactgttaaaaggggtgcttatcaaaatgatactgactgaatggcgaacagtgcagatcatgatcagactgcatggatgtgtaggctgatcatgatctgcactggtcgcaaaggcagaatcaatcttgtccagcataATATTAAAGGGTTAAGACAGTGATAAACTAAAGCTATACTCCATTTATTACTTGCTTTCCAATATTACAGTGAAATTTATCAgataatttcacagtgaaaaatatcatagATACAAAAATTGGTTTAATTAACTACTGAAGAACAAAAATCGGTTTAATTAACTactgaaaaacataaaatgaaaagaaaacttgttttacaagtaaaatcaaatattttctcaCTCGTTAACAACAGGTCTTACAAAAATTTAACTCcctgaaataatttttgtttgactTTTCTATATTCctgtaaaagttttattttaaagttcctctttaaggtagttctgcatgtttgataaactggaagagatggcgtaacgtcatttatccggaagaCGAGGAATAAAGCCGGGATTCGTCgcacggaaatgaaaataattttatgaattaatagcaacctataagtaaatttattacagtggcactgttactgtctttctaaagttaaaatattatattaaaacatctgacacgttaaaacttcaaaataatgtcttagaattagtgtgaaaagtgcggttcactttaatcatggtcaaatatctcaaaattaagcacacggacctatacattttatttcaccacatcaTAGGCCATAATATTATGcttatttacaactgtgggaagtttcattaaattctacattgtagaaaaatttctattcgcgaaaatgttatgaaagttatgatttccccatagacttccattatgaaatattgcgtgaggtctaattttttcaaatcagtctagcaaaaaatcaagcacacgaccctatgttttttatttgctgaattttctaggtatattctgcagttttgaaaaatcagagtttacacaaattatacattgtagaaaaaaatttgaaccaaacgtgcagaactacctcaaAGACATTGTCAAGCAATCTTTGAGCAAAGAGATAGCTAATATTGTGTTCAGCTGGTTTGTATTGCAGTCTTCGTTTAATTTGTGGTAACTTCAAACTTGTACTCCATTATTTCAGCCTCTTGCAAGACTTGGGGCATTTGTTGTTGGTCTAGATCCAGTGGAGGAAAGTACAAAAATTGCTCAGCTTCATTTAGAGGAAGATCCAAGCCTCTTGCCACGTGTCAAATATATTACTGGTATACATTGTTATTGTTACTAGTGAAAAATAAAACCTAGAATTTACTTAACAATCTTTATCAGCAATACTGTGTTGATAGGCAGACCATGGTTTTGTTTCATCTCTTTTGCAAAAATGAGATGTATTTATTGATTAAGCTATTTTAAACTTATTGTTTTTTGCACACCAGACTTgtgtttcctttgattttacccatgccggcaaaacccatctagCACCTCCCATGCCATATGACTCTCATGCTGTTAATGACAGCTAGCGATTCATGTATTGATTATGATTatattgttcatgtaaaataCGGAAAAATTGGGTACctggatatttctatccgatttgtTAACACATGACAGATGTTGATGTAATTAATCTTTTATCTTGGTACATTTATTGTTCACAGTCAGATTAAACCTTTGGTAAAGGTtagtatttttaattattaaaaagattttattgactgaaaattctttgtattatttatataagtGATGCTCCGATGATCGATTATTATCGAAAATCAATCAAAAATGTCTAAAGTGCTACTACACAGAACTCAGCTTTTCTGTTGTTCTTCTCTTTCTGTAACTTCTtcttttggttaaaataaagtttcTCAAAATGGCAATGGATCAGAAAAATTTGATGGCGCCGGATGGATCTTTCCATATCCTGGCAGTGCCCAGTCTCATGTGTGGAAGTATTATGGTTTACAGGAAGAAATCCGGGATGTAAAGACCTCCTGTCAAGACTTGTCATAAGCCACACAAACAATTAGCTCCACCATATACCTGTATCTGGCTACATGTATACTGATTAACTATTGTATGTGACCATATTTTAAATTTCTGAGACAAGACTTATTTTGATAGATTTTTGGAATCCATGCTTAAGTTTGTCTCATAAGATTATTGGcattattgttttgtaattcatttgatatttgtattaaaaGAAACTTCTGGTTTATCttcaaaatgatatttgataaaaCGTTCCGTCTGATCAATAATCAATTGGTTGACTGACAGAAATAAAAGTTCTTA
This is a stretch of genomic DNA from Mercenaria mercenaria strain notata chromosome 4, MADL_Memer_1, whole genome shotgun sequence. It encodes these proteins:
- the LOC123552186 gene encoding ubiquinone biosynthesis O-methyltransferase, mitochondrial-like, with protein sequence MFGLKTWISVRFLTKCSACSCVRQCHFSVLTQAAKRKNWMVGSSARSIKKRLSRTRSSDMYYVQDGNNSSKRQYSGRPMVTNTMDEDELRHFKSLAQSWWNETGEFEALHAMNKLRVPFIRDGLLNHRDDMSENPSQPLQGLTIVDVGSGGGILTEPLARLGAFVVGLDPVEESTKIAQLHLEEDPSLLPRVKYITGSVEDLVGTESETFDAVVASEVVEHVADHVAFLESCCSLVKPGGSLFITTMNKTTLSRGLAVFTAERILRVVPEGTHDWEKFVPPEDLKLLLENNNMHTRLIHGMLYVPALREWRWVKNISINYAMHAVKGEHHET